In one window of Streptomyces roseofulvus DNA:
- a CDS encoding asparagine synthase-related protein has translation MRWLVGWSSVAAGYATTAGARPGAANGAHTYGSGAPPRAQPFAETGGHVGGRTVQPVGAQLLWGDPDPLWAVGDWRPDEVRVVSLDDGTRLAVLGCCAASDDELRRGLVTARGGALRHLTAWPGSYTAVVKAGRRVTVTGDLAGARPVFHTPWEGGTAYATAALPLADLVEAQLDIGHLAALLACPESPEALRDSTPYEGVRRVPPGHALILREGSREIAGYETVASLAVAAPQADPRQAVEAVRDALVESVRARLTAPRHAPEAPLPDPGPVPGMGPADRRAARGAGPAPGIGADLSGGSASATLALLAAGLPGVPGTLLGHAGAGERLLAVTFNDLATKPGPGRTAELERARALAADPRLRHVVVTAGEEALPYASLDGPLTDEPGPALVTAERHRRRLAGGSADHFTGLGAKQVLDAHPARLADLLMDRRRRSLVRPVTALAKATGPSAGSFLVPVTVYRAARRLARTPYRAGLETAARHVLDANRDPADAHGPLAASLSALAWSRPGPAARWLTGEALAEVSARLHRAATLPPAVQRPGDARARAALVRAAGDHRVLEQAAEIRGQRLHAPFLDNQVVRACRDLPEALRVQPDARAGVLRTVLADTGIRDLPPGWGAPYPAVPAGTARAGLRAALPNLLALFDAPLLADAGLIEAGTVREALRAAADGARVPLDGLADLVSTELWLRRLLARRGSCWTDTAAPRAPRAVQGPLIPASRSLPAR, from the coding sequence ATGCGATGGCTGGTGGGCTGGAGCAGTGTCGCCGCGGGATACGCCACGACCGCCGGCGCACGCCCCGGAGCGGCGAACGGCGCGCACACGTACGGCTCCGGAGCACCGCCGAGGGCCCAGCCCTTCGCCGAGACCGGCGGGCACGTCGGGGGGCGCACGGTGCAGCCGGTGGGCGCACAGCTCCTCTGGGGCGATCCCGACCCGCTGTGGGCGGTCGGCGACTGGCGCCCCGACGAGGTGCGGGTGGTCTCCCTCGACGACGGCACCCGGCTCGCCGTCCTCGGCTGCTGCGCCGCGAGCGACGACGAACTCCGCCGCGGCCTCGTCACCGCGCGCGGCGGCGCCCTGCGCCACCTCACCGCCTGGCCCGGCAGCTACACCGCCGTCGTCAAGGCCGGCCGCCGGGTCACCGTCACCGGCGACCTCGCCGGCGCCCGTCCCGTCTTCCACACCCCCTGGGAGGGCGGCACCGCCTACGCCACCGCCGCCCTCCCGCTCGCCGACCTCGTCGAGGCCCAGCTCGACATCGGCCACCTCGCCGCGCTGCTCGCCTGCCCCGAGTCCCCGGAGGCGCTGCGCGACTCCACGCCGTACGAGGGCGTCCGGCGCGTCCCGCCCGGCCACGCGCTGATCCTGCGCGAGGGCTCCCGCGAGATCGCCGGGTACGAGACGGTGGCCTCGCTCGCCGTCGCCGCCCCGCAGGCCGACCCCCGGCAGGCCGTCGAGGCCGTCCGGGACGCGCTGGTGGAGTCCGTACGGGCCCGGCTCACCGCCCCCCGGCACGCGCCCGAGGCCCCGCTGCCGGACCCCGGACCGGTCCCCGGCATGGGGCCCGCGGACCGGCGGGCGGCACGCGGCGCGGGCCCCGCGCCCGGCATCGGCGCCGACCTGTCCGGCGGCAGCGCCTCCGCCACCCTCGCCCTCCTCGCCGCCGGACTGCCCGGAGTGCCCGGCACCCTCCTCGGGCACGCGGGCGCGGGGGAGCGGCTGCTCGCCGTCACCTTCAACGACCTCGCCACCAAGCCCGGCCCCGGCCGGACCGCCGAACTGGAGCGCGCCCGCGCACTGGCGGCCGACCCGCGGCTGCGCCACGTGGTCGTCACGGCGGGCGAGGAGGCCCTCCCGTACGCCTCCCTGGACGGGCCGCTCACCGACGAGCCCGGGCCCGCGCTGGTCACCGCCGAACGGCACCGCAGGCGGCTCGCGGGCGGCAGCGCCGACCACTTCACCGGGCTCGGCGCGAAACAGGTCCTGGACGCCCACCCGGCCCGCCTCGCCGACCTCCTGATGGACCGCAGGCGCCGCTCCCTGGTCCGCCCGGTGACCGCCCTCGCCAAGGCGACCGGCCCGTCGGCGGGCTCCTTCCTGGTGCCGGTGACCGTCTACCGCGCGGCGCGCAGGCTCGCCCGTACCCCCTACCGGGCCGGTCTGGAGACCGCCGCCCGGCACGTCCTCGACGCCAACCGGGACCCCGCCGACGCCCACGGGCCGCTGGCGGCCTCGCTCTCCGCCCTCGCCTGGTCCCGGCCCGGCCCGGCGGCCCGCTGGCTGACCGGGGAGGCACTGGCCGAGGTGTCGGCACGCCTGCACCGCGCGGCCACCCTGCCGCCGGCCGTCCAGCGGCCCGGCGACGCACGCGCGCGTGCGGCCCTCGTCCGGGCGGCCGGCGACCACCGGGTCCTGGAACAGGCCGCCGAGATCCGCGGCCAGCGGCTGCACGCGCCCTTCCTCGACAACCAGGTCGTCCGCGCCTGCCGGGACCTCCCCGAGGCGCTCCGGGTCCAGCCCGACGCGCGGGCCGGCGTCCTGCGCACGGTCCTCGCCGACACCGGCATCCGCGACCTGCCGCCCGGCTGGGGCGCCCCCTACCCGGCGGTCCCGGCCGGCACCGCCCGCGCGGGCCTGCGCGCCGCCCTCCCGAACCTGCTGGCACTCTTCGACGCGCCCCTCCTGGCCGACGCGGGCCTCATCGAGGCCGGCACCGTCCGCGAGGCCCTGCGCGCGGCGGCGGACGGCGCCCGCGTCCCCCTCGACGGCCTCGCCGACCTCGTCTCCACCGAGCTCTGGCTCCGCCGCCTGCTCGCCCGCCGCGGCTCCTGCTGGACCGACACGGCCGCCCCCCGCGCCCCGCGCGCGGTCCAGGGCCCCCTGATCCCGGCGTCCCGGTCCCTGCCGGCGCGGTGA
- a CDS encoding Uma2 family endonuclease has protein sequence MAMPLPVPEDTLSGEPDDREGATVEETFELFSAQAPKGWRVELIEEEIYVVPPAKGPHEKIVTELVEQVIAHRTDKDLRNSTGIGLSLPGANGTVRVVPDLVIAPRDSFDAPQEWHAPDPVLLVAEVASPSTASRDRVLKIRAYARAGIPVYLMIDREAGEAVVCSEPVDDDYAHKSIHKLGTEVPLPPPLGFTLDTAAF, from the coding sequence ATGGCCATGCCGCTGCCCGTTCCGGAAGACACCCTGTCCGGAGAACCGGACGACCGCGAGGGCGCGACCGTCGAGGAGACCTTCGAGCTGTTCAGTGCGCAGGCCCCCAAGGGCTGGCGCGTGGAGCTGATCGAAGAGGAGATCTACGTGGTGCCTCCGGCGAAGGGTCCTCACGAGAAGATCGTGACCGAGCTGGTCGAGCAGGTCATCGCCCATCGGACGGACAAGGATCTGCGGAACTCCACGGGCATCGGTCTCTCCCTCCCCGGGGCCAACGGTACGGTGCGTGTCGTTCCGGACCTTGTGATCGCCCCCCGCGATTCCTTCGACGCCCCGCAGGAGTGGCACGCCCCCGACCCCGTGCTTCTGGTCGCCGAGGTCGCCTCCCCGTCCACAGCGAGCCGCGACCGCGTGCTGAAAATCCGCGCCTATGCCCGTGCCGGAATCCCCGTCTACCTGATGATCGACCGCGAGGCCGGCGAGGCCGTCGTCTGCTCCGAGCCCGTCGACGACGACTACGCCCACAAGTCCATCCACAAGCTGGGGACCGAGGTCCCGCTCCCCCCGCCCCTCGGCTTCACCCTGGACACCGCCGCGTTCTGA
- a CDS encoding ATP-binding protein, which produces MRYLLLGTTEALGPDGTPLPLGGARLRALLAALALRGGRAVPVGELVDDVYGDEPPLDAPAALQALVARLRRVLGREAVEATPGPAYRLAAVPEDIDLYVFERRAAEAGARLDAGDPETAAALLRDALGLFRGPALADLPGPAGVRPEAQRLAALRRRVEADLRRGAVDGLVPELTELTAAYPYDEGFHAQLIRALRAEGRPADALAAYETARRVLADALGTDPGPELTALHRELLAPAAHPREAPGPTPGPTATPAPESGNIRPRLTSFVGREPELAALRDDLGRSRLVTLTGPGGSGKTRLAEEAARQVAGPQAWIAELAPLDDPGALPGAVLSALRLREMNLITREGTTLQDDPTAHLVEHLAHRTGLLLVLDNCEHVIGAAAALAETLLAHCPGLRILATSREPLGVPGETVRPVEPLPPVPAHRLFTERARAVRPSFDQDHAREADVADAVAEICRRLDGLPLAIELAAARLRLLTPRQIADRLDDRFRLLTSGSRTLLPRQQTLRAVVDWSWELLDPAERTLLRRVSVFTGGWDLPAAEAVDAPAPAGDTDTLTTLGALVDKSLVVAAPTDDGTMRYRLLETIHEYAAERAAETPELLAAAGAAHTAHFTALVEEAEPRLRSAEQLPWIDRLERDLDNIRAALHRTLTAPDEATALRLVLAMGWFWWLRNYRPEGLGWTRQALSLGEDPDDRDDPRYWPRMRLRMLSYFLAMEDENTYLGDLREDPAALALIRRVRDAFGEDPGPESARFPGLLWPFSAYLTEEPATVRALLDIGVETCRRYGGDWETGVSLMFRTHMVVDMPGGMEGVDEDLAELRALTCRVGDRWMGAQVASAAAEAHMMRGRRAEAREAYEEALRLAREVGAHAEAPFLIARLAELTYQDGDTDAAERGLGEAAREAERLRIRDALAFVDVMRAVLALDRNDPVRARALITSAGAHVRAGSPPPHFAIAIEGFVARIEAHEGAGPAAVASAAAALRAALAGRCADVIVSSLAEGLAFTLARAGDADRCARVAAAVATWRKGIPRSVPERREAEELTAACAAVLGADGLAAARAAGAGLGPEDVLALVEPYTAGAREAVRSS; this is translated from the coding sequence GTGCGGTATCTCCTCCTCGGCACCACCGAGGCCCTCGGCCCCGACGGCACCCCCCTGCCCCTCGGCGGCGCCCGGCTGCGCGCGCTGCTCGCCGCGCTCGCGCTGCGCGGCGGACGGGCCGTCCCGGTCGGGGAGCTCGTCGACGACGTGTACGGGGACGAGCCGCCGCTCGACGCGCCCGCCGCCCTCCAGGCCCTCGTCGCCCGCCTCCGCCGCGTCCTCGGCCGGGAGGCCGTCGAAGCCACCCCCGGCCCCGCGTACCGGCTCGCCGCCGTGCCCGAGGACATCGACCTGTACGTGTTCGAGCGCCGTGCCGCCGAGGCCGGCGCCCGCCTCGACGCCGGCGACCCCGAGACGGCCGCCGCCCTCCTCCGGGACGCCCTGGGGCTCTTCCGCGGCCCCGCCCTCGCCGACCTGCCCGGACCGGCGGGCGTCCGCCCCGAGGCCCAGCGCCTCGCCGCCCTGCGCCGCCGCGTCGAGGCCGACCTGCGGCGCGGCGCCGTCGACGGACTCGTCCCGGAACTGACCGAGCTCACCGCCGCGTACCCGTACGACGAGGGTTTCCACGCCCAGCTCATCCGCGCCCTGCGCGCCGAGGGCCGGCCCGCCGACGCGCTCGCCGCGTACGAGACGGCCCGCCGCGTCCTCGCGGACGCCCTCGGCACCGACCCCGGCCCCGAACTGACCGCCCTCCACCGCGAACTCCTCGCCCCCGCCGCACACCCCCGGGAGGCCCCGGGCCCGACCCCTGGTCCGACCGCGACCCCCGCCCCCGAGAGCGGCAACATCCGGCCCCGCCTCACCTCCTTCGTCGGCCGCGAGCCCGAACTCGCCGCGCTCCGCGACGACCTCGGCCGGTCCCGGCTCGTCACGCTCACCGGGCCCGGCGGCTCCGGGAAGACACGGCTCGCCGAGGAGGCCGCCCGGCAGGTCGCGGGACCGCAGGCGTGGATCGCGGAGCTCGCGCCGCTCGACGACCCGGGCGCGCTCCCCGGCGCCGTCCTCTCCGCGCTCCGCCTCCGCGAGATGAACCTGATCACCCGCGAGGGCACCACGCTCCAGGACGACCCCACCGCCCACCTCGTGGAGCACCTCGCGCACCGCACCGGCCTGCTCCTCGTCCTCGACAACTGCGAGCACGTCATCGGCGCCGCCGCCGCCCTCGCCGAGACGCTCCTCGCCCACTGCCCGGGCCTGCGGATCCTCGCCACCAGCCGCGAACCCCTCGGCGTCCCCGGCGAGACCGTCCGCCCGGTCGAGCCGCTGCCGCCCGTCCCCGCGCACCGGCTCTTCACCGAGCGGGCCAGGGCCGTCCGCCCCTCCTTCGACCAGGACCACGCGCGCGAGGCGGACGTCGCCGACGCCGTCGCGGAGATCTGCCGCCGGCTCGACGGCCTGCCCCTCGCCATCGAACTGGCCGCCGCCCGGCTGCGGCTGCTCACCCCACGCCAGATCGCGGACCGGCTCGACGACCGCTTCCGGCTCCTCACCTCCGGCTCCCGCACCCTGCTGCCCCGCCAGCAGACCCTCCGCGCCGTCGTCGACTGGTCCTGGGAGCTCCTCGACCCCGCCGAGCGCACCCTGCTCCGCCGGGTCTCCGTCTTCACCGGCGGCTGGGACCTCCCGGCCGCGGAGGCCGTCGACGCCCCCGCCCCGGCGGGCGACACCGACACCCTCACCACCCTCGGCGCCCTCGTCGACAAGTCGCTCGTCGTCGCCGCCCCCACCGACGACGGCACCATGCGCTACCGCCTCCTGGAGACCATCCACGAGTACGCCGCCGAGCGCGCCGCCGAGACCCCGGAGCTGCTCGCCGCCGCGGGCGCCGCCCACACCGCGCACTTCACCGCCCTGGTCGAGGAGGCCGAGCCCAGGCTCCGCTCCGCGGAGCAACTGCCCTGGATCGACCGGCTGGAACGGGACCTCGACAACATCCGGGCCGCCCTCCACCGCACCCTCACCGCCCCCGACGAAGCCACCGCGCTCCGGCTCGTCCTCGCCATGGGCTGGTTCTGGTGGCTGCGCAACTACCGCCCGGAGGGCCTGGGCTGGACCCGGCAGGCCCTCTCCCTGGGAGAGGACCCGGACGACCGGGACGACCCCCGCTACTGGCCGCGCATGCGGCTGCGGATGCTCTCGTACTTCCTCGCCATGGAGGACGAGAACACGTACCTGGGCGATCTCCGCGAGGACCCGGCGGCGCTCGCGCTGATCCGCCGCGTCCGGGACGCCTTCGGCGAGGACCCCGGCCCGGAGTCCGCCCGCTTCCCCGGCCTGCTGTGGCCGTTCAGCGCGTACCTGACCGAGGAGCCGGCGACGGTCCGCGCACTGCTCGACATCGGCGTCGAGACCTGCCGCCGGTACGGGGGCGACTGGGAGACCGGCGTGAGCCTGATGTTCCGGACCCACATGGTCGTGGACATGCCCGGCGGCATGGAGGGGGTGGACGAGGACCTGGCCGAACTCCGTGCCCTCACTTGCCGGGTCGGGGACCGCTGGATGGGCGCCCAGGTCGCGTCGGCCGCCGCCGAGGCCCACATGATGCGGGGCCGGCGGGCCGAGGCCAGGGAGGCGTACGAGGAGGCGCTCCGGCTCGCCCGCGAGGTCGGCGCGCACGCCGAGGCACCCTTCCTCATCGCCCGGCTCGCCGAACTGACGTACCAGGACGGGGACACGGACGCCGCCGAGCGCGGGCTCGGCGAGGCCGCGCGCGAGGCCGAACGGCTCCGCATCCGGGACGCCCTCGCCTTCGTCGACGTCATGCGGGCCGTCCTCGCCCTCGACCGGAACGACCCCGTACGCGCGCGTGCCCTGATCACCTCGGCCGGCGCCCATGTCCGCGCCGGCAGCCCGCCGCCGCACTTCGCCATCGCCATCGAGGGGTTCGTCGCCCGGATCGAGGCCCACGAGGGCGCGGGCCCGGCGGCCGTCGCCTCCGCCGCCGCCGCGCTGCGGGCCGCGCTCGCCGGCCGCTGCGCGGACGTCATCGTGAGCAGCCTCGCCGAGGGGCTCGCCTTCACCCTGGCACGGGCGGGCGACGCGGACCGCTGCGCGCGCGTGGCGGCCGCCGTCGCCACCTGGCGGAAGGGCATCCCCCGCTCGGTGCCCGAGCGGCGCGAGGCCGAGGAGCTGACCGCGGCCTGCGCGGCCGTGCTCGGCGCGGACGGGCTCGCCGCCGCCCGCGCCGCCGGGGCCGGCCTCGGCCCGGAGGACGTCCTGGCCCTGGTGGAGCCGTACACCGCCGGCGCCCGGGAGGCCGTCAGGAGCAGCTGA
- a CDS encoding sigma-70 family RNA polymerase sigma factor has translation MSGDGRDDPLGAGGGTEAEGLPARQVPSQGGPGGTPGSPHAPVEPSVPQQREAPSAGAAPAPVPDHAEDPADDEGLLPPPRELPASDADLIARMRDGDDSAYEELFRRHSDAVRRYARTCCRDAHTADDLTAEVFARTLQAVRGGAGPEQAVRAYLMTTVRRVGASWAKTQKREHLVEDFAVFAADAARSSEVSDQDTMDLGAEVRAMQEAEQSLAMQAFRSLPERWQAVLWHTTVEEESPSEVAPLFGLTANATAVLASRAREGLKQAYLQAHVSQALTAGGDCARYADRLGAYARGGLRMRAERGLRKHLDECAKCRVAAGELAHVNAGIPALLPIAVIGWFAAGYSLKAAGIVAGGAVGAAGAGAAAAATGGTTSGAASGGAAAEGLGAPAKAGIAAAVAVAAAAGLVWAMAGDPQTVAAPRPAPPAATPVAPEPAPPAKPSPKPTPKPPPPAPAPEPTTPPPAPKPTPKPTPKPTPKPVVKPSPKPTPAPTTPPPSPTPSPKATPSPTPPPTTPPPPPAPTVYPVDRLEYAAFGDGTKPELVLEDGSWMWPRQSMTISDSTYAYGVSVHAPSSVLVRLNRQCTAYDAVVGVDDLSAPLGPGGVRFSVYGDGERLWRSPVVRPGDPAIPVHVDLAGRSTLRLVVEEHTPFGQAAVADWAESRISCS, from the coding sequence ATGAGCGGTGACGGTCGGGACGATCCGCTGGGCGCCGGCGGCGGCACGGAGGCCGAGGGCCTGCCCGCCCGGCAGGTGCCGAGCCAGGGAGGCCCCGGTGGGACGCCCGGCTCCCCGCACGCCCCCGTCGAACCGAGCGTGCCGCAGCAGCGCGAGGCCCCGTCGGCGGGCGCCGCGCCCGCCCCCGTACCGGATCACGCCGAGGACCCCGCGGACGACGAGGGGCTGCTGCCGCCCCCTCGGGAGCTGCCGGCCTCCGACGCCGACCTGATCGCGCGCATGCGGGACGGCGACGACTCCGCGTACGAGGAACTCTTCCGCCGCCACTCCGACGCCGTCCGCCGCTACGCCCGGACCTGCTGCCGGGACGCGCACACCGCCGACGACCTCACCGCCGAGGTCTTCGCCCGCACCCTCCAGGCCGTCCGCGGCGGCGCCGGGCCCGAACAGGCCGTCCGCGCCTATCTGATGACCACCGTCCGGCGGGTCGGCGCGAGCTGGGCGAAGACCCAGAAGCGCGAGCACCTCGTCGAGGACTTCGCCGTCTTCGCCGCCGACGCCGCCCGCTCCTCCGAGGTCTCCGACCAGGACACCATGGACCTCGGCGCCGAGGTCCGGGCCATGCAGGAGGCCGAGCAGTCGCTGGCCATGCAGGCGTTCCGGTCGCTGCCCGAGCGCTGGCAGGCCGTCCTGTGGCACACCACCGTCGAGGAGGAGTCGCCCAGCGAGGTCGCCCCCCTCTTCGGCCTGACCGCCAACGCCACCGCCGTCCTCGCCAGCCGCGCCCGCGAGGGCCTCAAGCAGGCGTACCTCCAGGCCCACGTCAGCCAGGCGCTCACCGCCGGCGGCGACTGCGCCCGGTACGCCGACCGGCTCGGCGCCTACGCGCGCGGAGGGCTGCGGATGCGGGCCGAGCGCGGCCTGCGCAAGCACCTGGACGAGTGCGCCAAGTGCCGCGTCGCCGCAGGTGAACTCGCCCATGTGAACGCCGGCATCCCGGCGCTCCTCCCGATCGCGGTCATCGGCTGGTTCGCCGCCGGCTACTCCCTCAAGGCCGCCGGCATCGTCGCGGGCGGTGCCGTGGGCGCGGCCGGCGCGGGTGCCGCGGCGGCCGCCACCGGCGGGACCACGTCCGGGGCCGCCTCGGGCGGGGCCGCCGCCGAGGGCCTCGGCGCGCCCGCGAAGGCCGGTATCGCCGCCGCGGTGGCCGTCGCCGCCGCGGCCGGGCTCGTCTGGGCGATGGCCGGCGACCCGCAGACCGTCGCCGCGCCGCGGCCCGCACCGCCGGCCGCCACGCCCGTCGCCCCCGAGCCCGCGCCTCCGGCGAAGCCCTCGCCGAAGCCGACGCCCAAGCCGCCTCCCCCGGCGCCCGCGCCGGAGCCCACCACCCCGCCGCCCGCGCCGAAGCCGACGCCCAAGCCCACTCCGAAGCCGACGCCCAAGCCGGTGGTCAAGCCCTCGCCGAAGCCGACGCCGGCGCCGACGACACCGCCGCCGAGCCCCACGCCGAGCCCGAAGGCCACGCCGAGCCCCACCCCGCCGCCGACGACGCCCCCGCCGCCGCCCGCGCCGACCGTCTACCCGGTCGACCGGCTGGAGTACGCCGCGTTCGGCGACGGCACCAAGCCCGAACTGGTCCTGGAGGACGGCAGCTGGATGTGGCCGCGCCAGTCCATGACGATCAGCGACTCCACGTACGCCTACGGCGTCAGCGTGCACGCCCCGTCCTCGGTGCTCGTCCGGCTGAACCGGCAGTGCACCGCCTACGACGCCGTCGTGGGCGTCGACGACCTGAGCGCCCCGCTCGGCCCCGGCGGTGTCCGCTTCTCCGTGTACGGCGACGGGGAGCGGCTGTGGCGCTCGCCCGTGGTCCGGCCGGGCGACCCGGCGATCCCGGTCCACGTGGACCTCGCCGGCCGGTCCACGCTCCGGCTCGTGGTCGAGGAGCACACCCCCTTCGGGCAGGCCGCCGTCGCCGACTGGGCGGAGTCCCGGATCAGCTGCTCCTGA
- a CDS encoding TetR/AcrR family transcriptional regulator: protein MQIQDSRWQSVVGAERDDRGAGAVAAVPSAGSGPVAGTVAGTGTVVGGPVTGGRAAPLRVDAQRNLEHVLRAAREVFGELGYGAPMEDVARRARVGVGTVYRRFPSKDVLVRRIAEEETARLTEQARAALGQEEEPWSALSRFLRTSVASGAGRLLPPQVLRVQVDESAVDGDGEARVPSQRGLGEQADARVVSPRAVPADERDDAGAAELLEVVGRLVDRAREAGELRTDVTVADVLLVIATAAPALPDAAQQAAASARLLDILLEGLRSR from the coding sequence ATGCAGATTCAGGATTCTCGTTGGCAGTCCGTGGTCGGGGCGGAGCGGGACGACCGGGGTGCGGGGGCCGTGGCCGCCGTGCCGTCGGCCGGCTCCGGGCCGGTCGCGGGCACCGTCGCGGGTACCGGCACCGTCGTGGGCGGTCCGGTGACGGGCGGGCGCGCGGCGCCGCTGCGGGTGGACGCCCAGCGCAATCTGGAGCACGTGCTGCGTGCCGCGCGCGAGGTCTTCGGCGAGCTCGGTTACGGGGCGCCGATGGAGGACGTGGCCCGGCGGGCGCGCGTCGGGGTGGGCACCGTGTACCGGCGCTTCCCCAGCAAGGACGTGCTGGTGCGGCGGATAGCCGAGGAGGAGACGGCCCGGCTGACCGAGCAGGCGCGTGCCGCGCTGGGGCAGGAGGAGGAGCCGTGGTCGGCGCTCTCCCGGTTCCTGCGCACCTCGGTCGCCTCGGGTGCCGGGCGGCTGCTGCCGCCGCAGGTGCTGCGGGTCCAGGTGGACGAGTCGGCGGTGGACGGGGACGGCGAGGCCCGTGTACCGTCCCAGCGGGGTCTCGGCGAGCAGGCCGACGCGCGCGTGGTGTCGCCCCGGGCGGTGCCGGCGGACGAGCGGGACGACGCGGGGGCCGCGGAGCTCCTGGAGGTCGTCGGCCGGCTGGTCGACCGGGCGCGGGAGGCGGGTGAGCTGCGGACCGACGTGACCGTGGCGGACGTGCTGCTCGTGATCGCCACGGCGGCGCCGGCGCTGCCGGACGCGGCCCAGCAGGCGGCGGCCTCGGCCCGGCTCCTGGACATCCTGCTGGAGGGCCTGCGCTCGCGGTAG
- a CDS encoding NAD(P)/FAD-dependent oxidoreductase, whose amino-acid sequence MPHGTVTEPARILVVGGGYVGMYTALRLQRQLRTELRRGAAEIVVVTPDPYMTYQPFLPEAAAGSLSPRHVVVPLRRVLDRCRLLIGEVASLDHAKRTAILTTLATDEEGAGPVALTYDELVLAPGSVSRTLPVPGLADHGIGFKTVEEAIGLRNHVLEQLDIASSTRDPALRDAALTFVFVGGGYAGVEALAELEDMARYATRYYHNIKPEDLRWVLVEAAGRILPEVGDEMGRYAVRELRGRNVDVRLDTRLDSCEDRIAVLSDGTRLPTRTVVWTAGVKPAPVLAATDLPLDERGRIRCTARLTVDGTPHAWAAGDAAAVPDLTAKEPGTPCAPNAQHAVRQAKVLAENLAASLQGRPLKEYAHAYAGSVASLGLHKGVAHVYGRKLKGYPAWLMHRAYHLSRMPTANRKARVLAEWTLSGLFKREIVSLGSLEHPRAEFELAAAPPPPPPTGPGSSGNDEASS is encoded by the coding sequence ATGCCTCATGGGACGGTGACCGAACCTGCGCGCATTCTCGTGGTCGGCGGTGGCTACGTCGGCATGTACACCGCGCTGCGCCTCCAGCGGCAGCTCAGGACGGAGCTCCGGCGCGGCGCCGCCGAGATCGTGGTGGTCACGCCCGACCCGTACATGACGTACCAGCCGTTCCTGCCCGAGGCGGCCGCCGGCTCGCTCTCCCCGCGCCACGTCGTCGTCCCGCTCCGCCGCGTCCTGGACCGCTGCCGCCTCCTCATCGGCGAGGTCGCGTCCCTCGACCACGCCAAGCGCACCGCGATCCTCACCACCCTCGCCACCGACGAGGAGGGCGCGGGCCCGGTCGCCCTCACCTACGACGAACTCGTCCTCGCCCCCGGCTCGGTCTCCCGCACCCTCCCCGTCCCCGGCCTCGCCGACCACGGCATCGGCTTCAAGACCGTCGAGGAGGCCATCGGACTGCGCAACCACGTCCTGGAGCAGCTCGACATCGCCTCCTCCACGCGCGACCCCGCGCTCCGCGACGCCGCCCTCACCTTCGTCTTCGTCGGCGGCGGGTACGCGGGCGTGGAAGCCCTCGCCGAGCTGGAGGACATGGCCCGGTACGCCACCCGCTACTACCACAACATCAAGCCCGAGGACCTGAGATGGGTCCTCGTCGAGGCCGCCGGCCGGATCCTGCCCGAGGTCGGCGACGAGATGGGCCGGTACGCCGTCCGCGAGCTCCGCGGCCGCAACGTCGACGTACGGCTCGACACCCGCCTCGACAGCTGCGAGGACCGGATCGCCGTCCTCAGCGACGGCACCCGGCTGCCCACCCGCACCGTCGTGTGGACCGCCGGCGTCAAGCCCGCCCCCGTCCTCGCCGCCACCGACCTCCCCCTCGACGAGCGCGGCCGGATCCGCTGCACCGCCCGCCTCACCGTCGACGGCACCCCGCACGCGTGGGCGGCCGGCGACGCCGCCGCCGTCCCCGACCTCACCGCGAAGGAACCCGGCACCCCCTGCGCCCCCAACGCCCAGCACGCCGTCCGCCAGGCCAAGGTCCTCGCCGAGAACCTCGCCGCCTCCCTCCAGGGCCGGCCGCTCAAGGAGTACGCGCACGCGTACGCGGGCTCCGTCGCCTCGCTCGGCCTCCACAAGGGCGTCGCCCACGTGTACGGACGCAAGCTCAAGGGGTACCCGGCCTGGCTGATGCACCGCGCCTACCACCTCAGCCGGATGCCCACCGCCAACCGCAAGGCCCGGGTCCTCGCCGAATGGACCCTCTCCGGCCTCTTCAAGCGCGAGATCGTCTCCCTCGGCTCCCTGGAACACCCCCGGGCCGAATTCGAACTCGCGGCCGCACCACCCCCGCCCCCGCCCACGGGTCCCGGCTCCTCCGGGAACGACGAGGCGTCCTCCTGA